The following proteins are co-located in the Silene latifolia isolate original U9 population chromosome 1, ASM4854445v1, whole genome shotgun sequence genome:
- the LOC141590432 gene encoding internal alternative NAD(P)H-ubiquinone oxidoreductase A1, mitochondrial-like — MEECLGSPTEDDHLQLLLSRKNRPAEFLICVQANEILSSFDDRLRHYAVKQLTKSGVQLVRGIVKEVKADKIILSDGNEVPYGLLVWSTGVGPSTFVKDLGFPKSPGGRIGIDEWLRVPSVEDVYAIGDCAGFLGSTDKLVLPALAQVAERQGKYVARLLNRIGKKGGGHANSAKDVDFGESFVYRHLGSMATIGSYKALVDLRQSKDGKGLSLKGFPSWFIWRSAYLTRVISWRNRFYVAINWVTTILVGRDISRI; from the exons ATGGAAGAATGTTTAGGTTCACCAACAGAAGATGATCA CTTACAGTTACTTTTATCGAGGAAAAATCGACCTGCAGAATTTCTAATTTGTGTGCAAGCAAATGAAATCTTATCGTCTTTTGATGACCGTCTCAGACATTATGCTGTGAAACAACTGACTAAG TCAGGAGTTCAACTAGTTCGTGGAATAGTGAAGGAAGTTAAGGCAGATAAGATAATCTTAAGTGATGGCAATGAGGTTCCCTATGGACTCTTAGTATGGTCTACTGGAGTCGGACCGTCCACTTTTGTGAAGGACCTTGGATTTCCAAAGTCACCCGGTGGAAG GATCGGTATTGATGAGTGGCTACGTGTTCCGTCCGTTGAGGATGTGTATGCAATTGGTGATTGTGCCGGTTTTCTTGGAAGTACAGACAAACTGGTTCTCCCAGCTTTGGCACAG GTAGCAGAGCGGCAAGGGAAGTACGTAGCCAGGCTTCTGAATCGCATTGGTAAAAAAGGTGGAGGACACGCTAACAGCGCTAAAGATGTCGACTTTGGTGAATCTTTTGTTTACCGACATCTTGGGTCAATGGCGACTATTGGTAGTTACAAGGCACTTGTGGACCTTAGACAAAGCAAG GATGGTAAAGGGTTGTCACTGAAAGGTTTTCCGAGCTGGTTTATCTGGCGGTCTGCATATCTTACTCGGGTCATCAGCTGGAGGAACCGTTTCTATGTAGCTATTAACTGGGTTACTACCATCCTCGTTGGTCGTGACATCAGTCGAATTTAA
- the LOC141615423 gene encoding zinc finger CCCH domain-containing protein 66-like isoform X1, with translation MNLKKGFAFVMFSVKQERNRSNITFMCSGSKAKLASSEVIMENELEKNVSSLGDHPTSILLELSAVNDLDGFKHAIEEEGRDVEEVGRWYGIKIGLKKMGFEERTPLMIAALFGSMDILKFILQTGQVDVNRASESDGATALHCATAGGSLYSHEVVKLLVDSGADVNQVDCNGNRPVYVISSGLSFSSKLKRKTLDTLLNKGGNNEEPCPTSDEEGLSPKSSIDGNGPEKKEYPVDPSLPDIKNGIYGTDEFRMYTFKVKPCSRAYSHDWTECPFVHPGENARRRDPRKYHYSCVPCPEFRKGACPKGDVCEYAHGIFECWLHPAQYRTRLCKDETKCARRVCFFAHKPEELRPLYASTGSAVPSPRSYSSAPSFDVGPLSPLSLGSPYMMMPSTSTPPMTPTGCSSPIGGTAAWQNHLNIRPPPALQLPGSRLKAALCARDMNFETGLHRQQLLDELAGLSMSSPTNWSRSSELGRLGGLKPTNLDDMFGPLSPTGMQARQSINQQLCSSYSSGMPSSPVRGGSPLSMESCASPFSNPRLASFTNRSQSFIDRSTINRLPGRMPAHLSDWGSPDGQVEWGVQGDELNQLRKSASFGFRSNGNNNGPNPEIEPDVSRVNSLVKDAQPSNSAKLSFEEQQQLRQQYYLNSGGSEMIPAWVEQLYMEQEPMAA, from the coding sequence ATGAATCTAAAAAAGGGATTTGCTTTTGTCATGTTTTCAGTTAAGCAAGAGAGAAATAGAAGCAATATAACTTTCATGTGTAGTGGTTCAAAAGCGAAACTCGCTTCTTCTGAAGTTATCATGGAGAATGAGTTGGAAAAGAATGTTTCATCACTTGGGGATCACCCAACCTCTATTTTACTCGAGTTATCGGCCGTGAATGATCTAGATGGCTTTAAGCATGCTATAGAGGAAGAGGGTCGTGATGTCGAAGAAGTAGGCCGTTGGTATGGGATAAAAATTGGGTTAAAAAAGATGGGGTTTGAGGAGAGGACGCCGTTAATGATCGCGGCTTTGTTTGGCAGTATGGATATCTTGAAATTTATCCTCCAAACGGGTCAAGTAGATGTAAATAGAGCTAGTGAGTCGGATGGTGCTACTGCTCTGCACTGTGCAACTGCTGGTGGTTCTCTCTATTCACATGAGGTGGTCAAGCTCCTGGTTGACTCGGGTGCTGATGTAAACCAGGTTGATTGTAATGGAAATCGGCCTGTTTACGTTATTTCTTCTGGCTTAAGTTTCTCTTCAAAGTTGAAGAGAAAGACCTTGGATACCTTGCTGAACAAGGGAGGTAATAATGAAGAGCCATGTCCGACATCAGATGAGGAGGGCTTGTCTCCCAAATCCTCGATTGATGGAAACGGGCCGGAGAAGAAAGAATACCCGGTTGACCCGTCCTTGCCCGATATCAAGAACGGAATATATGGAACCGATGAGTTCAGGATGTATACCTTCAAGGTCAAGCCTTGCTCAAGGGCTTACTCTCACGATTGGACCGAGTGCCCCTTTGTCCACCCGGGGGAGAATGCCAGGCGGAGGGACCCACGGAAGTACCATTACAGCTGTGTACCATGCCCAGAGTTTCGCAAGGGAGCATGCCCTAAAGGAGATGTCTGTGAATATGCTCATGGTATTTTTGAGTGCTGGCTACATCCAGCTCAATACCGGACTCGTCTTTGTAAAGATGAGACCAAGTGTGCTCGAAGGGTGTGCTTTTTTGCACACAAGCCAGAGGAACTTCGCCCTTTATATGCCTCTACTGGCTCAGCTGTCCCTTCTCCTAGGTCATATTCAAGTGCACCTTCGTTTGATGTTGGACCATTAAGCCCTCTTTCCCTTGGCTCCCCTTATATGATGATGCCTTCGACATCGACTCCTCCAATGACCCCCACGGGTTGCTCTTCTCCGATTGGTGGGACCGCAGCTTGGCAGAATCACCTTAATATCAGGCCGCCACCAGCCTTGCAGCTTCCCGGTAGCAGGTTAAAAGCCGCTCTATGTGCCCGTGACATGAACTTTGAAACCGGGTTACACCGGCAACAATTGTTGGATGAGCTAGCCGGTCTCTCTATGTCCTCCCCTACCAACTGGTCCAGGTCTAGCGAGTTGGGCCGACTTGGCGGACTCAAGCCCACTAACCTTGATGATATGTTCGGACCTCTGTCACCAACTGGGATGCAAGCCCGGCAGAGTATCAACCAACAGCTGTGCTCAAGCTACTCCTCTGGAATGCCTTCTTCCCCGGTGAGGGGTGGGTCCCCTCTCAGTATGGAATCCTGTGCCTCACCTTTTTCAAATCCCCGGCTAGCATCTTTCACTAACCGCAGCCAAAGCTTCATCGACCGGAGCACAATCAACCGACTTCCTGGCAGGATGCCAGCTCATCTGTCCGATTGGGGTTCCCCGGATGGTCAAGTGGAATGGGGAGTTCAGGGAGACGAGCTTAACCAACTCAGGAAATCGGCTTCATTTGGATTCAGAAGCAATGGCAACAATAATGGTCCAAACCCCGAGATTGAACCTGATGTTTCCAGGGTTAATTCTCTAGTAAAGGATGCTCAGCCTTCAAATTCAGCCAAACTCAGTTTCGAAGAGCAGCAGCAGCTTAGACAGCAGTATTATCTCAACAGTGGCGGGTCCGAGATGATACCGGCTTGGGTCGAGCAGTTATACATGGAGCAGGAGCCGATGGCAGCTTGA
- the LOC141615423 gene encoding zinc finger CCCH domain-containing protein 66-like isoform X2 yields the protein MCSGSKAKLASSEVIMENELEKNVSSLGDHPTSILLELSAVNDLDGFKHAIEEEGRDVEEVGRWYGIKIGLKKMGFEERTPLMIAALFGSMDILKFILQTGQVDVNRASESDGATALHCATAGGSLYSHEVVKLLVDSGADVNQVDCNGNRPVYVISSGLSFSSKLKRKTLDTLLNKGGNNEEPCPTSDEEGLSPKSSIDGNGPEKKEYPVDPSLPDIKNGIYGTDEFRMYTFKVKPCSRAYSHDWTECPFVHPGENARRRDPRKYHYSCVPCPEFRKGACPKGDVCEYAHGIFECWLHPAQYRTRLCKDETKCARRVCFFAHKPEELRPLYASTGSAVPSPRSYSSAPSFDVGPLSPLSLGSPYMMMPSTSTPPMTPTGCSSPIGGTAAWQNHLNIRPPPALQLPGSRLKAALCARDMNFETGLHRQQLLDELAGLSMSSPTNWSRSSELGRLGGLKPTNLDDMFGPLSPTGMQARQSINQQLCSSYSSGMPSSPVRGGSPLSMESCASPFSNPRLASFTNRSQSFIDRSTINRLPGRMPAHLSDWGSPDGQVEWGVQGDELNQLRKSASFGFRSNGNNNGPNPEIEPDVSRVNSLVKDAQPSNSAKLSFEEQQQLRQQYYLNSGGSEMIPAWVEQLYMEQEPMAA from the coding sequence ATGTGTAGTGGTTCAAAAGCGAAACTCGCTTCTTCTGAAGTTATCATGGAGAATGAGTTGGAAAAGAATGTTTCATCACTTGGGGATCACCCAACCTCTATTTTACTCGAGTTATCGGCCGTGAATGATCTAGATGGCTTTAAGCATGCTATAGAGGAAGAGGGTCGTGATGTCGAAGAAGTAGGCCGTTGGTATGGGATAAAAATTGGGTTAAAAAAGATGGGGTTTGAGGAGAGGACGCCGTTAATGATCGCGGCTTTGTTTGGCAGTATGGATATCTTGAAATTTATCCTCCAAACGGGTCAAGTAGATGTAAATAGAGCTAGTGAGTCGGATGGTGCTACTGCTCTGCACTGTGCAACTGCTGGTGGTTCTCTCTATTCACATGAGGTGGTCAAGCTCCTGGTTGACTCGGGTGCTGATGTAAACCAGGTTGATTGTAATGGAAATCGGCCTGTTTACGTTATTTCTTCTGGCTTAAGTTTCTCTTCAAAGTTGAAGAGAAAGACCTTGGATACCTTGCTGAACAAGGGAGGTAATAATGAAGAGCCATGTCCGACATCAGATGAGGAGGGCTTGTCTCCCAAATCCTCGATTGATGGAAACGGGCCGGAGAAGAAAGAATACCCGGTTGACCCGTCCTTGCCCGATATCAAGAACGGAATATATGGAACCGATGAGTTCAGGATGTATACCTTCAAGGTCAAGCCTTGCTCAAGGGCTTACTCTCACGATTGGACCGAGTGCCCCTTTGTCCACCCGGGGGAGAATGCCAGGCGGAGGGACCCACGGAAGTACCATTACAGCTGTGTACCATGCCCAGAGTTTCGCAAGGGAGCATGCCCTAAAGGAGATGTCTGTGAATATGCTCATGGTATTTTTGAGTGCTGGCTACATCCAGCTCAATACCGGACTCGTCTTTGTAAAGATGAGACCAAGTGTGCTCGAAGGGTGTGCTTTTTTGCACACAAGCCAGAGGAACTTCGCCCTTTATATGCCTCTACTGGCTCAGCTGTCCCTTCTCCTAGGTCATATTCAAGTGCACCTTCGTTTGATGTTGGACCATTAAGCCCTCTTTCCCTTGGCTCCCCTTATATGATGATGCCTTCGACATCGACTCCTCCAATGACCCCCACGGGTTGCTCTTCTCCGATTGGTGGGACCGCAGCTTGGCAGAATCACCTTAATATCAGGCCGCCACCAGCCTTGCAGCTTCCCGGTAGCAGGTTAAAAGCCGCTCTATGTGCCCGTGACATGAACTTTGAAACCGGGTTACACCGGCAACAATTGTTGGATGAGCTAGCCGGTCTCTCTATGTCCTCCCCTACCAACTGGTCCAGGTCTAGCGAGTTGGGCCGACTTGGCGGACTCAAGCCCACTAACCTTGATGATATGTTCGGACCTCTGTCACCAACTGGGATGCAAGCCCGGCAGAGTATCAACCAACAGCTGTGCTCAAGCTACTCCTCTGGAATGCCTTCTTCCCCGGTGAGGGGTGGGTCCCCTCTCAGTATGGAATCCTGTGCCTCACCTTTTTCAAATCCCCGGCTAGCATCTTTCACTAACCGCAGCCAAAGCTTCATCGACCGGAGCACAATCAACCGACTTCCTGGCAGGATGCCAGCTCATCTGTCCGATTGGGGTTCCCCGGATGGTCAAGTGGAATGGGGAGTTCAGGGAGACGAGCTTAACCAACTCAGGAAATCGGCTTCATTTGGATTCAGAAGCAATGGCAACAATAATGGTCCAAACCCCGAGATTGAACCTGATGTTTCCAGGGTTAATTCTCTAGTAAAGGATGCTCAGCCTTCAAATTCAGCCAAACTCAGTTTCGAAGAGCAGCAGCAGCTTAGACAGCAGTATTATCTCAACAGTGGCGGGTCCGAGATGATACCGGCTTGGGTCGAGCAGTTATACATGGAGCAGGAGCCGATGGCAGCTTGA